A section of the Virgibacillus sp. NKC19-3 genome encodes:
- a CDS encoding GatB/YqeY domain-containing protein produces the protein MRLLEQLNQDMKQAMKDKDKEKLGVIRMIKASLQNELINLGKENLSEDEELTILSRELKQRKDSLQEFKSAGRHDLVEKLDDEVNILQEYMPKQLTDDELKVIVQQAIQEVNATSKKDMGKVMSAIMPKVKGRADGAQINKLVQRQLS, from the coding sequence ATGAGACTACTTGAACAGCTGAATCAAGATATGAAGCAAGCAATGAAGGACAAAGACAAAGAAAAACTAGGTGTTATTCGCATGATAAAAGCTTCATTACAAAATGAATTGATAAATCTTGGTAAAGAAAATCTTTCGGAAGATGAAGAGTTAACCATCCTATCCAGAGAGTTGAAACAAAGAAAAGATTCCCTCCAAGAATTTAAATCAGCTGGACGCCATGATCTTGTTGAAAAACTTGACGATGAAGTCAATATTTTGCAGGAATATATGCCCAAGCAGCTAACAGATGATGAGCTGAAGGTAATTGTACAACAGGCAATTCAAGAAGTTAATGCAACATCCAAAAAAGATATGGGTAAAGTGATGAGTGCAATAATGCCTAAGGTTAAAGGCAGGGCAGACGGTGCTCAAATAAATAAACTTGTACAGAGACAATTAAGTTGA
- the floA gene encoding flotillin-like protein FloA (flotillin-like protein involved in membrane lipid rafts) — MEISQLMPIIIIALILIAIAILFTFIPVMLWISALAAGVKVGIFTLIGMRLRRVVPNRVINPLIKAHKAGLNVQTNQLESHYLAGGNVDRVVNALIAAHRANIELPFERGAAIDLAGRDVLEAVQMSVNPEVIETPFIAGIAMDGIEVKAKARITVRANIDRLVGGAGEETIIARVGEGVVSTIGSSDAHTKVLENPDSISQTVLAKGLDSGTAFEILSIDIADVDIGKNIGAILQTDQAEADKNIAQAKAEERRAMAVAQEQEMVARVQEMRAKVVEAEADVPLALAEALRSGNLGVMDYMSYKNIDADTDMRDSIGKLTEEDNDDNNPK; from the coding sequence ATGGAAATATCACAACTGATGCCGATTATTATAATCGCGCTAATCTTGATTGCTATAGCCATTTTGTTTACGTTTATTCCGGTAATGCTATGGATAAGTGCACTAGCAGCTGGAGTTAAGGTAGGAATCTTTACATTAATTGGAATGCGCTTACGTCGAGTTGTGCCCAATAGAGTAATTAATCCTTTAATTAAGGCGCATAAAGCAGGATTAAACGTGCAAACCAACCAGCTTGAGAGTCACTACTTGGCTGGTGGTAATGTAGATAGAGTGGTAAATGCACTTATCGCAGCACATAGGGCCAATATTGAATTACCTTTTGAGCGTGGCGCCGCTATTGATTTAGCAGGTCGTGATGTACTTGAAGCGGTGCAAATGAGTGTTAACCCAGAAGTAATTGAAACTCCATTTATTGCAGGTATTGCAATGGATGGAATCGAAGTAAAAGCAAAAGCAAGAATTACGGTTCGTGCTAACATTGATCGTTTAGTTGGTGGTGCAGGAGAAGAAACCATTATTGCACGTGTTGGTGAAGGTGTTGTAAGTACAATTGGTAGTTCAGATGCACATACGAAAGTATTAGAAAATCCAGATTCAATTTCACAGACCGTATTAGCGAAAGGACTCGACTCAGGTACTGCTTTTGAAATTCTATCGATTGATATTGCTGATGTTGACATTGGTAAAAACATTGGTGCTATCTTACAAACAGATCAAGCTGAGGCAGATAAAAACATCGCACAAGCGAAAGCCGAAGAGCGTCGCGCAATGGCCGTTGCACAAGAACAAGAAATGGTTGCACGAGTTCAAGAAATGCGTGCGAAAGTTGTGGAAGCTGAAGCAGATGTTCCACTTGCACTTGCAGAAGCCCTGCGTTCAGGTAATTTAGGAGTAATGGATTATATGAGTTATAAAAATATTGATGCCGATACAGATATGCGTGACTCTATCGGTAAATTGACAGAAGAAGATAATGATGATAATAACCCGAAATAA
- the rpsU gene encoding 30S ribosomal protein S21, producing the protein MSNTTRVRKNESLEDALRRFKRSVSKSGTLQEYRKREHYEKPSVRRKKKSEAARKRKY; encoded by the coding sequence ATGTCAAATACAACTCGCGTCCGTAAAAACGAGTCTCTTGAGGATGCTCTTCGTCGCTTCAAGCGTAGCGTATCAAAAAGTGGTACACTGCAAGAATATCGTAAACGTGAACATTATGAAAAGCCTAGTGTTCGTCGTAAAAAGAAATCTGAAGCTGCAAGAAAGCGCAAATATTAA
- the yqfC gene encoding sporulation protein YqfC has product MKKWQQHIRPWLVKYLALPSDVMLELPRITIIGQIHVYIENHQGLETYSDTELKLKTNKGFIRITGSAFVLKMMLPEEILLEGTISDVTFIPD; this is encoded by the coding sequence GTGAAAAAATGGCAGCAGCATATCCGTCCTTGGTTAGTGAAATATCTTGCACTTCCTTCTGATGTGATGCTTGAATTACCCCGAATAACGATAATCGGACAAATTCATGTCTATATTGAAAACCACCAGGGATTAGAAACATATTCTGATACGGAACTTAAATTAAAAACAAATAAAGGATTTATTCGAATTACAGGATCTGCCTTTGTATTAAAAATGATGCTACCCGAGGAAATTTTATTGGAAGGTACAATTTCAGACGTAACATTTATTCCTGATTAA
- a CDS encoding NfeD family protein, which translates to MPGKKRSIYIILLFSLFLTVVANVGQPVKAEENGAGKLVHIIPIENEVERGLEAFLTRATQEAIDEGADHIVFEINTPGGRVDAAGEIAGLLQNLDIPTTSFIVNQALSAGSYIALNTDNIYMESQATMGASGIITQDGNAADQKAQSAWLASMRSAAESKGRDPLYAQAMADPSIDLAEYGAPEGQYLTLDPHSAVEVEYAQGIVNNRAEVLHELGLSNATVVEAETALAEDVARFLTNPVVIPILLSVASLGLILELFSPGFGIPGVVGIVSLLLFFYGHFIAGLAGTEAIALLIIGIVLIIAEFFVPGGIVGVLGALAVVGSLLMSGYDLGHMSMSIGIAFLVAVLAAVILFRRIGMDKGLFRHIILKDQTTTEQGYVSSRNRLELIGLEGIAVTPLRPSGAGVFNDERLDVLSEGSFIDKGKRIKIVKVEGVRIVVREL; encoded by the coding sequence TTGCCAGGCAAGAAACGTTCCATATACATAATTTTATTGTTTTCACTCTTTTTGACAGTAGTAGCGAATGTAGGTCAACCTGTTAAAGCGGAAGAGAATGGTGCTGGAAAATTGGTTCATATTATACCAATCGAAAATGAAGTAGAACGTGGTCTGGAAGCTTTTTTAACCCGAGCAACCCAAGAAGCTATTGATGAGGGTGCCGATCATATCGTTTTTGAAATTAATACACCAGGCGGACGGGTGGATGCTGCAGGAGAAATTGCCGGGTTACTTCAAAATTTAGATATTCCAACAACTTCTTTTATTGTTAACCAAGCATTATCAGCAGGATCATATATCGCACTAAACACGGATAATATTTATATGGAGTCACAAGCAACAATGGGAGCTAGTGGTATTATTACGCAAGACGGAAATGCTGCTGATCAGAAAGCGCAATCTGCATGGCTTGCTTCCATGAGAAGTGCTGCGGAATCTAAAGGAAGAGATCCGCTCTATGCGCAAGCGATGGCAGACCCTAGTATAGATCTTGCTGAATATGGTGCTCCTGAAGGACAATATTTAACGCTTGATCCTCATTCAGCAGTAGAGGTCGAGTACGCACAGGGTATTGTAAATAATCGAGCCGAAGTGTTGCATGAGCTTGGTTTATCGAATGCAACTGTTGTTGAAGCAGAAACAGCGCTTGCAGAGGATGTTGCCAGATTTTTAACAAATCCTGTTGTAATCCCAATTTTGCTGTCTGTAGCCAGTCTTGGTTTAATTCTGGAATTATTTTCACCGGGTTTCGGTATACCTGGTGTGGTGGGAATTGTGTCATTATTGTTATTCTTCTATGGTCATTTTATAGCTGGGTTAGCGGGGACAGAAGCTATAGCTCTACTTATTATAGGAATCGTTTTAATCATTGCTGAGTTCTTTGTGCCTGGTGGAATTGTCGGTGTTCTCGGCGCTTTAGCAGTGGTAGGGTCATTGTTGATGTCCGGTTACGATTTAGGGCATATGTCGATGAGTATAGGAATTGCTTTTTTGGTAGCAGTCTTAGCTGCTGTTATTCTATTTAGAAGGATTGGCATGGATAAAGGCCTCTTTCGCCATATTATATTAAAGGACCAAACAACAACGGAACAAGGTTATGTTTCATCCCGTAATCGTTTGGAATTAATCGGTTTGGAAGGTATTGCAGTAACTCCCTTGCGGCCCTCTGGGGCAGGAGTGTTTAATGATGAGCGATTGGATGTGTTATCAGAGGGATCATTCATCGACAAAGGTAAGCGGATAAAAATTGTGAAAGTAGAAGGAGTTCGAATTGTCGTTCGAGAATTATAA